The sequence TACGACGTCCACGCCTTCGGCCCCGGCGACCACGTGATGCTCGGTGGCGTGAAGATTCCCTTCGAGCAGGGCCTCGCCGGCCATTCCGACGCCGACGTGGTGCTGCACGCGCTGACCGATGCGCTGCTCGGCACCATCGGCAGCGCCGATATCGGCTTCCATTTCCCGCCCTCCGACCCGCAATGGAAGGGCGCCTCCTCCGACCGCTTTCTCGCCCACGCGGCGGGCCTCGTGCGCGCGGCCGGCGGGCGCATCGCCCATCTCGACGCCACCGTGGTCTGCGAGGCGCCGAAGATCGGCCCGCACCGCGAGGCGATGCGCGCGAGGATCGCGGAGATCGTCGATCTGCCGCTGGCGCGCGTCAGCGTGAAGGCGACCACCAGCGAGCGGCTCGGCTTCACCGGCCGGCGCGAGGGCATCGCGGCGCTCGCCGCCGCCACCGTCCGCCTGCCCTGGATCGACTGACAAAGAGCGAACGAGGAGGCCCGCATGAGCGAACAGACCGACGCCATCGACGTTCAGGCCATCCGCGTGCTGGACCTGTGCCGCGTGCACGGGCTCACCGTGTCGACAGCCGAATCCTGCACCGGCGGCCTCGTCGTCGGGGCGCTGACCGATATCGCCGGGTCCTCCGACGTGGTGGATCGCGGCTTCGTCACCTATTCCAATGCCGCCAAGCGCGAGATGCTCGGCGTGCCGGCCGCCACGCTCGACGCCTATGGCGCGGTGAGCGAGGAAACGGCGCGCGCGATGGTGGCGGGCCTGCTGCGCACCGCCGGCACGTCGCTGGGCGTGGCGATCACCGGCATCGCCGGGCCGGGCGGGGGGTCGGCGGAAAAGCCGGTCGGCCTCGTGCATTTCGCCGCTGGCACCGCCTCGGGGAAGATCATCGTGCGCCGCGAGGTCTTCGCCGGACAGGATCGCGCCGGCGTGCGCCGGCTCTCCGTGCTGACCGCGCTGGCCATGCTCGCCGAACTGGCGGCGCGGTAGCCATTCCATTCTACCGTCATCCCGGCCGAAGCGCAGCGCAGAGCCGGGATCGTTCTCCGTTCTGACGGCGATCCCGGATCGGCCTGCGACCGTCCGGGATGACGGCGTGGGCGCCCCCTACCCCGCCGGCGCGAGTGGGCGCTCTCCCGTGCCGTACACCTTGTCGGCGCGGGCCTCGAAGGCCTCGGCGAAGCGGCGGAAGGCGGCGTCGAACATCGCCCCCATCAGCAGGCCGAGCGTGCGCGAGCGGAACTCGTAGGAGATGAAGAACTCCACCTCGCAGGAGCGTTCATCGACAGGATGGAAGCTCCAGCGGTTCTCCAGCCGGCTGAACGGGCCGTCGAGATACTCGACCACGATGGACAGCCGCGGCCGGTCGAGCGTCACCCGGCTGGTGAAGCTCTCGCGGAACATCTTGTAGGCGACGCTCATGTCGGCGACGAGGATGTCGACCCCCTCCCCGCTGGCGACGCGCCGGCGCACGCTCAGGCTCTCGCAGAGCGGCACGAACTCCGGGTAGCGCTCGACATCCGCCACCAGCTCGAACATCTCCAACGCCGAGTGGCGGACGCGGCGCTTGCTGCGGAAGGACGGCATGGCTCAGGCGGTCGCCAAGGCGCCCGCGCCGAGCCTGGCGTCGCGGGCGGCGCGGAGGCGGGCGAAATCCTCGCCGGCATGGTGGGAGGAACGCGTCAGCGGGCTCGACGAGACCATCAGGAAGCCCTTCGCATAGGCGATGGTCTCGTAGGACTTGAAGTCCTCCGGCGTCACGAAGCCCATCACCGGATGGTGCTTGCGGGTCGGCTGCAGGTACTGGCCGATGGTCATGAAGTCGATGTCCGCCGAGCGCAGGTCGTCCATGAGCTGGAGCACCTCGTTCCTGACCTCGCCGAGCCCGACCATGATGCCGGACTTGGTGAAGATGGACGGGTCCATCTCCTTCACCCGCTGGAGCAGGCGCAGCGAATGGAAGTAGCGCGCGCCGGGCCGCACCTTCAGGTACAGCGAGGGCACGCATTCGAGGTTGTGATTGAACACGTCCGGACGCGCCGCGACCACCACTTCGAGCGCGCCGTCCTTGCGCAGGAAGTCGGGTGTCAGGATCTCGATGGTGGTCTTCGGGCTGGTTTCGCGGATCGCGCGGATGGTGCGGGCGAAATGCTCGGCGCCGCCATCGGCAAGGTCGTCGCGGTCCACCGAGGTGACGACGACATGCTCCAGCCCGAGCTTCGCCACCGCGTCCGCCACCTTCTGTGGCTCGTCCATGTCGAGCGGACCGGGCATGCCGGTGCGCACGTTGCAGAAGGCACAGGCGCGCGTGCAGGTGTCGCCCATGATCATGAAGGTGGCGTGCTTCTTCTGCCAGCACTCGCCGATGTTCGGGCAGCTCGCTTCCTCGCACACGGTGACGAGGCCGTTGGCACGGACGATATCCGCCGTCTCCTGCCAGCCGGGCGTGCCGGGCGCGCGCACGCGAATCCAGTCCGGCTTCTTGAGCACCGGCGTTTCCGCCCGCTTCGCCTTTTCCGGGTGGCGGGGCTTTTCGAGCGCGCGGTTGAGGGTATTGAGAACGACGACCATTCGCTTTCCGCTGGCTTTACTGCGCCCTGGGCGCAGGCCGATTGCGTTGCCCCACAGTTAAGCCTCGTCCGCGCGTCGCGAAAGAGCGCCCCTCACGCATCCGCCCCGTGCCGGACGCATGACGGGCCGGCGCACTACCTGCCGCGCAGCTTCCGCCACAGGAACAGCACAAGGACGGCGCCCACGGCAGCGGCGAGCAGCGTGCGGAAGAAGCCGAAAACCGGAATGGCCGCCCATTCCGCCAGATACTTACCGACGAAGGCGCCGATAAGCCCGATGAGCAGATTGGTGAAGAGCCCATGATCGCTTTCGGTGACCCGCTCGGCGATCCAGCCGGCGAGCAGGCCGATGATGATCATGGTGAACCAGCCGACACCGGGCTGGTTCAAAGCGGAATAGACATCTCCGTCCATCGTCAGGCTCCTGCCCCTGCGGGCCGCACAGCGGCCCTGCCCCGATCTACCGCTTTTTCCTCATCGGCCGGATGAAGCCATTCGGCCGGGAAGGCTAGATGTGGATGGCCCGCCCATAGGCGGCCAGCACGCTCTCGTGCATCGTCTCAGAAACCGTCGGGTGCGGGAAGACCGCGTTGATCAGCTCTTCCTCGGTGGTTTCCAGATTCATCGCCAGAACGAAGCCCTGGATCAGTTCGGTGACTTCCGCGCCGACAAGGTGCGCGCCGAGCAGGCGGCCGGTCTTGGCGTCGAAGATGGTCTTCACCAGCCCCTCGGACTCGCCCAGAGCCACCGCCTTGCCGTTGCCGATGAAGGGGAAGCGGCCGACCTTGATCTCGAAGCCGGCTTCCTTTGCCTTCTTCTCGGTCAGGCCGACGGAGGCGACCTGCGGCATGCAGTAGGTGCAGCCGGGGATCATCAGCTTGTCCATCGGGTGGGCGTACTTGCCGGCGATGGCCTCGGCGGCGATCACGCCCTCATGCTCGGCCTTGTGCGCCAGCATCGGCGGGCCGGCGACGTCGCCGATGGCCCAGATGCCCGGCACGTTGGTGCGGCACAGCCCGTCGATGACGACGCAGCCGCGGTCGGTCTTCACGCCGAGCTTCTCGATGCCGAGATTCTCGATGTTGCCGACGACGCCGACGGCGGAAATCAGCCGGTCGGCGGTCAGGGTCTGGCTCTTGCCGTCCGCCGTCTCGACGGTCGCGGTGACGCTGTCGGCGCCCTTCACGACCTTGGAGACCTTGGCACCGGAGAGGATCTTGATGCCCTGCTTCTCGAAGCGCTTGCGGGCGTGCTCGGCGATCTCCTCGTCTTCGACAGGGAGGATCTGCGGCAGCAGCTCGATGATCGTCACATCCGAGCCCATCGCCTTGTAGAAGGAGGCGAATTCGACGCCGATGGCGCCCGAGCCCATGATGAGCAGCGACTTCGGCACGCTGGCCGGCGCCAGCGCCTCGAAATAGGTCCAGATCAGCTTCTTGTCCGGCTCGATGCCGGGCAGCGCGCGCGGGCGCGCGCCGGTGGCGATGACGATGTTCTTGGCGGTGTACTCGCCGGCCGGCAGCGCGCCCTTGGGCGCGCCCTCGCTGGCGGCAACAGAGACCTTGCCGGGGGCGGTGAGCGTCGCCTGCCCCCAGATCACGTCAACCTTGTTCTTCTTGAGCAGGAAGCCGACGCCGCTGCTCATCTGCGCCGCGATGCCGCGCGAGCGCTTCACCACGCCGGCGATGTCAACGCCGGTCTTCTCGGCGATCAGGCCGTAATCCTTGGCGTGCTCGATGTAGTGGATGATCTCGGCCGAGCGCAGCAGCGCCTTGGCCGGGATGCAGCCCCAGTTCGGGCAGATGCCGCCGACATAGGAGCGCTCGACCACGCCGACCTTGAGGCCGAGCTGGGCGGCGCGGATCGCCCCGACATAGCCGCCGGGGCCGGAGCCGATGAAGAGGACGTCGTAGTTGTTCGCCATGATCGTTCCTCAGACCAGCATCGACATCGGCTTTTCGATGATCGCCTTGAAGGCGCCGATGAGCTGCGCGCCCATGGCGCCGTCCATCACCCGGTGGTCGCAGGAGATGGTGACGGTCATCACGGTGGCGACCGCCAGTTCGCCCTTCTTCACCACGGCGCGCTGTTCGCTGGTGCCGACGGCGAGGATGGTGGCGTGCGGCGGGTTGATGATCGCCGTGAAGTCCTTGATGCCGAACATGCCGAGGTTCGAGATCGCCGAGGAGCCGCCCTGATATTCGTGCGGCATCAGCTTCTTGTTGCGGGCGCGGGCGGCGAAGTCGCGGGTCTCGTTGGAGATGGCGGAGAGGGTCTTGGTCTCGGCCTTGCGGATGATCGGGGTCAGCAGGCCCTTGCCGCCGTCGATGGCCACCGCGACACCGATGTCGGAGTGCTTCAGCTTGAGGTAGCGGTCGCCACCCCACACCATGTTGGCGTCCGGCACCTGCTGGAAGGCCAGCGCATAGGCCTTGATGACGAAGTCGTTGACCGAGAGCTTGTAGGCGGGCTTGCCGTCCTTCTCGGGCGCCGACTTGTTCAGCTCCTCGCGGAGCTTGAGCAGCGCGTCCACGTCGCAGTCGACGGTGAGGTAGAAGGTCGGCACGGTCTGCCGGGCCTCGGTCATGCGCTGGGCGATGACGCGGCGCATGCCGTCGAGCGGAACTTCCTCATAGGTGCCCGGCTCATAGAAGGCCTTCGCCTGCTCCAGCACCGCGCTGGCGGAGGGAGCGGCAACCGAGGCGGGAGCGGCAGCCGGCGCAGCGGGAACCGCGGCCGGCGCCTTGGCGGCGCCACCGGCGGGAGCCGCCTCGACATCGGCGGCGACGACGCGGCCATGCGGGCCGGAGCCCTTCACCGAGGCGAGATCGACGCCCTTCTCCCTGGCGAGGCGGCGCGCCAGCGGCGAGGAAAAGACGCGCTCGCCATGAGCGGAAGCGGCGGCGGCAGGAGCCGGAGCGGGAGCCACCGCGACGGGAGCGGGAGCGGAAGCCGGCTCGGGCGCCTTTGCGGGCTCAGCCTTCGGCGCCTCAGCCTTGGGAGCCTCGGCCTTGGCGGGGGCGGCACTGGAGCCGGAGGCGACCGCCTTGACGTCCTCGCCATCGGTGGCGAGCACGGCGATGATCTGGTTCACCGGCACGTCCGCAGTGCCTTCCGGCACGAGGATTTTGGCCAGCGTGCCCTCGTCGATGGCCTCGACCTCCATCGTCGCCTTGTCGGTCTCGATTTCGGCGATGACGTCGCCGGGGGCGACCTTGTCTCCCTCCTTCTTCAGCCACTTGGCCAGATTGCCCTTCTCCATGGTCGGAGACAGGGCCGGCATCAGGATTTCGACGGACATGGCGCTTCTCCGGCCTCAGCGATAGGTCACGGCCCGTGCGGCGTCGACGACGTCCTGCACCGACGGCAAGGCCAGCTTCTCGAGGTTGGCGGCGTAGGGCATCGGCACATCCTTGCCGGTCACACGCAGCACCGGCGCGTCGAGATAGTCGAACGCCTTCTCGACAAGCTGGGCGACGATCTCGGCGCCGACGCCGGACTGGCTCCAGCCCTCCTCCACTGTGACCGCCCGACCGGTCTTCCTGACCGAGGCGATGACGGTCTCGATGTCGAGCGGACGGATGGTGCGCAGGTCGATCACCTCGGCCTCGATGCCGAGCTTGGCCAGTTCCTCGGCGCCCTTCAGCGCGTAGTTCATGCCGATCGACCAGGCGACGAGGGTCACGTCCTTGCCCGGCCGGGCGATCTTCGCCTTGCCGATCGGGACGGTGAAGTCGTCGAGCTTCGGCACCGGCGAGGCGTGCCCGTACAGGATCTCGTTCTCAAGGAAGATGATCGGGTTCGGGTCGCGGATGGCCGACTTGAGAAGGCCCTTGGCATCGGCCGCCGTATAGGGGGCGATGACCTTGAGGCCAGGGATGTGGCTGTACCAGGAGGTGTAATCCTGGCTGTGCTGGGCCGCCACGCGCGCCGCCGCGCCGTTCGGGCCGCGGAACACGATGGAGGAATGCACCTGACCGCCGGACATGTAGAGCGTCTTGGCGGCGGAGTTGATGATCTGGTCAATCGCCTGCATGGCGAAGTTGAAGGTCATGAACTCGACGATGGGCTTGAGGCCCGCGAAGGCCGCGCCGATGCCGACGCCGGCGAAGCCGTGCTCGGTGATCGGGGTGTCGATCACGCGGCGCGCGCCGAACTCCTGCAGCAGCCCCTGGGTGATCTTGTAGGCGCCCTGATACTCGGCGACTTCCTCGCCCATGACGAAGACGTCGCCGTCGCGGCGCATCTCCTCGGCCATGGCGTCGCGCAGCGCCTCGCGCATGGTCTGGTTGACGAACTCGGTACCTTCGGGAACGTCGGCTTCCGGCAGCACTTCCGGCTGCGGCGCGGACACAATGGCGGGGGCGGTCGGGGCGGAAGCGGCGACCGGGGCCGGTTCGACCGGGGCGGCAGCGACCGGCGGCGCGGATTCGGCGGCCTTCGGGCTCGGCGCGGCAGCGGCGCTCGCATCCTCGCCATCGGCGAGGATGACGGCAATCGGCGTGTTCACCGCGACATCCTGCGTGCCTTCCGGCACCAGGATCTTGCCGAGGGTGCCCTCGTCGATGGCTTCGACTTCCATCGTCGCCTTGTCGGTCTCGATCTCGGCGATGACGTCGCCGGACTTGACCTGGTCGCCCTCTTTCTTGAGCCACTTGGCGAGGTTGCCCTTCTCCATGGTGGGAGACAGGGCAGGCATCAGAACTTCGGTCGGCATGGCGGCGTTCCCCAAAGAAACGTGCGTCGAAAATCGCGCGTCACTGCACCCGTACGGGCAGCACGAAAGTCAGGTTGCTGTAGACGGCCATCGAGGCGATGGCGACGAGAATGGCGATGAAGAAGGCGACCATCATCTTGTTGAGCAGGATCGCCCTGGCGCCGGAAGCGTCGGCCTGACGCGCCCCGAAGGGCCACAGTATGGCCAGCACACCGTCGCCGAAGCCGCCGCTGCGGTCGCGGACGACGCCCAGCGCGAGCCGGGCGGCGAGAACCCACAGCACCGCCGCCGACGAGACGCCGACGACAAGCGCGACCCAGAACAGCTCGGCGAGCATCCCCGGCGCCCCGCCGCTCAGCGCAGCACGTCGGTGTAGAGCTCGGAGACGTCGGGCTCCGGGTCGGCGCTGGCGAAATCGGCCGCCGCGTTCATCCGGTCGCGGATCTCGGCGTCGATAGCCTTCAGCTCGTCCTCGGCGGCCCACTTCTTCTCCAGAAGGCGGGCACGCACCTGCTCGATCGGGTCGTGCTCGGTGCGCATCTTCTGCACCTCTTCCTTGGACCGGTACTTGGCCGGGTCCGACATGGAGTGACCGCGATAGCGGTAGGTGAGCATTTCGAGGATGTACGGGCCCTTGCCCGAGCGGGCGAACTCGACGGCGCGCGCGCCGGCCGCCTTGACCGCCCGCACATCCATGCCATCGACCTGCTCGCCGGGAATGTTGAACGAGGCGCCGCGCTTGGAGAAGTCGGTCTGGGCCGAGGCGCGGTTCACCGCGGTGCCCATCGCGTACTTGTTGTTCTCGATGATGAACACGACGGGCAGCTTCCAGAGCTCCGCCATGTTGAAGCTCTCATAAACCTGGCCCTGATTGGCCGCACCGTCGCCAAAATAGGTCAGCGAGACATTGCCGTTGTCACGGTAGCGGTTGGCGAAGGCGAGACCGGTGCCGAGCGAGACCTGCGCGCCGACGATGCCGTGGCCGCCATAGAAGCCCTTGTCGGTGCTGAACATGTGCATCGAGCCGCCCTTGCCCTTGGAGTAGCCTCCGCGGCGGCCCGTGAGTTCGGCCATGACGCCCTTGGGGTCCATGCCGGTGGCCAGCATGTGGCCATGGTCGCGATAGCCGGTGATGACCTGATCACCCTCGCGGAGTGCGGCCTGCATGCCGACGACCACCGCTTCCTGGCCGATATAGAGATGGCAGAAGCCGCCAATCAGGCCCATGCCGTAGAGCTGGCCGGCCTTTTCCTCGAAGCGACGAATCTCCAGCATCCGGCGATAGGCCTCGAGTTCCTCCTCCTTGGAGAACTCGGCAACCGCCCCCGTCTTCTCGGAACGGCGCGCGGGGCTCTTGGCCGCCGCCTTCATGGGAGCTTTGGGGGTAGCGGCTTTTGCGACGGCTGGTTTCTTCGCGGCAACGACCATGGCGCATCCTCAGCTCGGGATCTTATGGTCGAGCTACATAACGCACCTTGGGGCAATGCGCTACGCGCGGAACGCAATGCTGCGGCGCACAACATGTTGTGAGCGCAATGGTTTCTGCGTTTGAACTTGTTT comes from Ancylobacter sp. TS-1 and encodes:
- a CDS encoding CinA family protein produces the protein MSEQTDAIDVQAIRVLDLCRVHGLTVSTAESCTGGLVVGALTDIAGSSDVVDRGFVTYSNAAKREMLGVPAATLDAYGAVSEETARAMVAGLLRTAGTSLGVAITGIAGPGGGSAEKPVGLVHFAAGTASGKIIVRREVFAGQDRAGVRRLSVLTALAMLAELAAR
- a CDS encoding type II toxin-antitoxin system RatA family toxin, producing MPSFRSKRRVRHSALEMFELVADVERYPEFVPLCESLSVRRRVASGEGVDILVADMSVAYKMFRESFTSRVTLDRPRLSIVVEYLDGPFSRLENRWSFHPVDERSCEVEFFISYEFRSRTLGLLMGAMFDAAFRRFAEAFEARADKVYGTGERPLAPAG
- the lipA gene encoding lipoyl synthase; translation: MVVVLNTLNRALEKPRHPEKAKRAETPVLKKPDWIRVRAPGTPGWQETADIVRANGLVTVCEEASCPNIGECWQKKHATFMIMGDTCTRACAFCNVRTGMPGPLDMDEPQKVADAVAKLGLEHVVVTSVDRDDLADGGAEHFARTIRAIRETSPKTTIEILTPDFLRKDGALEVVVAARPDVFNHNLECVPSLYLKVRPGARYFHSLRLLQRVKEMDPSIFTKSGIMVGLGEVRNEVLQLMDDLRSADIDFMTIGQYLQPTRKHHPVMGFVTPEDFKSYETIAYAKGFLMVSSSPLTRSSHHAGEDFARLRAARDARLGAGALATA
- a CDS encoding GlsB/YeaQ/YmgE family stress response membrane protein; amino-acid sequence: MDGDVYSALNQPGVGWFTMIIIGLLAGWIAERVTESDHGLFTNLLIGLIGAFVGKYLAEWAAIPVFGFFRTLLAAAVGAVLVLFLWRKLRGR
- the lpdA gene encoding dihydrolipoyl dehydrogenase is translated as MANNYDVLFIGSGPGGYVGAIRAAQLGLKVGVVERSYVGGICPNWGCIPAKALLRSAEIIHYIEHAKDYGLIAEKTGVDIAGVVKRSRGIAAQMSSGVGFLLKKNKVDVIWGQATLTAPGKVSVAASEGAPKGALPAGEYTAKNIVIATGARPRALPGIEPDKKLIWTYFEALAPASVPKSLLIMGSGAIGVEFASFYKAMGSDVTIIELLPQILPVEDEEIAEHARKRFEKQGIKILSGAKVSKVVKGADSVTATVETADGKSQTLTADRLISAVGVVGNIENLGIEKLGVKTDRGCVVIDGLCRTNVPGIWAIGDVAGPPMLAHKAEHEGVIAAEAIAGKYAHPMDKLMIPGCTYCMPQVASVGLTEKKAKEAGFEIKVGRFPFIGNGKAVALGESEGLVKTIFDAKTGRLLGAHLVGAEVTELIQGFVLAMNLETTEEELINAVFPHPTVSETMHESVLAAYGRAIHI
- a CDS encoding pyruvate dehydrogenase complex dihydrolipoamide acetyltransferase, which translates into the protein MSVEILMPALSPTMEKGNLAKWLKKEGDKVAPGDVIAEIETDKATMEVEAIDEGTLAKILVPEGTADVPVNQIIAVLATDGEDVKAVASGSSAAPAKAEAPKAEAPKAEPAKAPEPASAPAPVAVAPAPAPAAAASAHGERVFSSPLARRLAREKGVDLASVKGSGPHGRVVAADVEAAPAGGAAKAPAAVPAAPAAAPASVAAPSASAVLEQAKAFYEPGTYEEVPLDGMRRVIAQRMTEARQTVPTFYLTVDCDVDALLKLREELNKSAPEKDGKPAYKLSVNDFVIKAYALAFQQVPDANMVWGGDRYLKLKHSDIGVAVAIDGGKGLLTPIIRKAETKTLSAISNETRDFAARARNKKLMPHEYQGGSSAISNLGMFGIKDFTAIINPPHATILAVGTSEQRAVVKKGELAVATVMTVTISCDHRVMDGAMGAQLIGAFKAIIEKPMSMLV
- a CDS encoding pyruvate dehydrogenase complex E1 component subunit beta; amino-acid sequence: MPTEVLMPALSPTMEKGNLAKWLKKEGDQVKSGDVIAEIETDKATMEVEAIDEGTLGKILVPEGTQDVAVNTPIAVILADGEDASAAAAPSPKAAESAPPVAAAPVEPAPVAASAPTAPAIVSAPQPEVLPEADVPEGTEFVNQTMREALRDAMAEEMRRDGDVFVMGEEVAEYQGAYKITQGLLQEFGARRVIDTPITEHGFAGVGIGAAFAGLKPIVEFMTFNFAMQAIDQIINSAAKTLYMSGGQVHSSIVFRGPNGAAARVAAQHSQDYTSWYSHIPGLKVIAPYTAADAKGLLKSAIRDPNPIIFLENEILYGHASPVPKLDDFTVPIGKAKIARPGKDVTLVAWSIGMNYALKGAEELAKLGIEAEVIDLRTIRPLDIETVIASVRKTGRAVTVEEGWSQSGVGAEIVAQLVEKAFDYLDAPVLRVTGKDVPMPYAANLEKLALPSVQDVVDAARAVTYR
- the pdhA gene encoding pyruvate dehydrogenase (acetyl-transferring) E1 component subunit alpha is translated as MKAAAKSPARRSEKTGAVAEFSKEEELEAYRRMLEIRRFEEKAGQLYGMGLIGGFCHLYIGQEAVVVGMQAALREGDQVITGYRDHGHMLATGMDPKGVMAELTGRRGGYSKGKGGSMHMFSTDKGFYGGHGIVGAQVSLGTGLAFANRYRDNGNVSLTYFGDGAANQGQVYESFNMAELWKLPVVFIIENNKYAMGTAVNRASAQTDFSKRGASFNIPGEQVDGMDVRAVKAAGARAVEFARSGKGPYILEMLTYRYRGHSMSDPAKYRSKEEVQKMRTEHDPIEQVRARLLEKKWAAEDELKAIDAEIRDRMNAAADFASADPEPDVSELYTDVLR